TGCCCACGGCGAAACGCGCCGCGTTCATCATCACGAACATGTATTCGAGGCCACGGTTCTCCTCGCCGATCAGAAAGCCCGTGGCGCCCCCGGCATCGCCGAATTGCAGTACGGCGGTGGGGCTCGCCTTGAGGCCGAGTTTGTGCTCGATCGACACGCACTGCACGTCGTTGCGCGCGCCCGGCGATCCGTCCGCGTTCGGCAGGAACTTGGGGACGAGAAAGAGCGAGATGCCCTTGACCCCCGCCGGCGCATCGGGCGTGCGCGCGAGCACGAGGTGGACGATATTGGGCGCCATGTCGTGCTCGCCCCACGTGATGAAGATCTTCGTGCCGAATATGCGGTAAGCGCCGTCTTCCGCCGGTTCGGCTCGGGCGCGCAGCATCGCGAGGTCGGAGCCGGCCTGGGGCTCGGTCAGGTTCATGGTGCCGGTCCACTCGCCGCTGATCAGCTTCGGCAGGTATTGCGCCCGCTGCGCGGCCGATCCGGCGAGCAGCAGCGCCTCGATCGCGCCGTCCGTGAGCGATGGGCACGTCGCGAACGAAAGATTGGCCGACTTGAGCATTTCGAGGCACGGCGCGGCAAGCAGCTTGGGCAGGTCCTGTCCGCCGTATTCGGCGGGATGCATCAAACCCTGCCAGCCGCCTTCGACGAACTGCGCAAACGCCTCCTTGAAACCCGGCGACGCGTTCACCTCGCCGTCGTGCCACTGGCTCGGGTTACGGTCGCCCGTGACGTTCAACGGCGCGAGAACTTCGCCGCAGAACTTCGCACCTTCCTCGAGGATTGCCTGTGTCGTCTCCCGCGTTACGTCGGCGTATCCCGCCAGGTCTGCAACCGTGTCGAGTCCAGCCAGTTCGGTCATCACGAACATCATGTCGCGGATGGGCGTGGTGTAGCTCATGGTTCTTC
This genomic window from Paraburkholderia acidiphila contains:
- a CDS encoding acyl-CoA dehydrogenase, coding for MSYTTPIRDMMFVMTELAGLDTVADLAGYADVTRETTQAILEEGAKFCGEVLAPLNVTGDRNPSQWHDGEVNASPGFKEAFAQFVEGGWQGLMHPAEYGGQDLPKLLAAPCLEMLKSANLSFATCPSLTDGAIEALLLAGSAAQRAQYLPKLISGEWTGTMNLTEPQAGSDLAMLRARAEPAEDGAYRIFGTKIFITWGEHDMAPNIVHLVLARTPDAPAGVKGISLFLVPKFLPNADGSPGARNDVQCVSIEHKLGLKASPTAVLQFGDAGGATGFLIGEENRGLEYMFVMMNAARFAVGMQGIAIAERAYQKAAAYARERVQSRPVDGSSDGPVPIIRHPDVKRMLATMRALTESARALAYVAASHFDLARRHPDESLRARHGAIYDYLVPIVKGWSTELSLEVTSLGVQVHGGMGFIEETGAAQYYRDARILPIYEGTTAIQANDLIGRKTVRDGGAVARQMLARIDDTLAELKARAAADSNPAFTAMHRHLLAGRMAMENAIDFMLRHVKSDPNAAFAGGVPYLKLSGIVLCGWQMARALLTSATREAEDPSFYGAKIATAHFYATHILPQTSAFEASIVSARGNEGVLALDDAQF